The Drosophila suzukii chromosome 2 unlocalized genomic scaffold, CBGP_Dsuzu_IsoJpt1.0 scf_2c, whole genome shotgun sequence genome segment TTGCTTCCCACAAACATAACCAAATCGCCGGTGACGCCAccaaaattttattataagGTGCTAGGCAAAACCTTGGAGACCAATAGAGGGAAAGCTATTTTGGATCAAGGAAAAAAACAGATGTCTTTAAGCCTGGATATGAAGAACGATCTTTTAAGCATTATCCTTGAGGAGATCTTCTCAACAGGGATAACTATCAAATATTCTGATTTTAGTCTGCTGCTGGACGAAATTTGCTGTCACTTACCTGGCGAAGAAAAATGCAAGGTAAAATTTAGTTGAAGAGcttttaatattgatttttactgatattttaatcaattttataGGATTACTACTTCATTTCCCGAGACGGTAAAAAAAATCCATCGGGCAAACTGTACTCCAAATACAAAAATCGAAGGTCAAGAATCAAGCTAAAGCTAGCACAAAATGAGTTGTTTGAAAAGTATGAAGATTTGGAAAACCAAACCCCCAAGGTCTCAGAATCGGATCGTGTCTCTTAACAGAGACGATGACAATTGGGACTTGGTGTGCGAGAAATGGAAGAAGACCTTCCATCTTTGCCAACAAGAGATCAAACAACTTGACAGCCAAGACTTTTTCGCAGCCTGGTAAAAATTCGCCCACGCACAGGCAACTGACTTGGTAAGTTGCTGAAAAACGggataaaatatattatatgaatatataaccatttcattttttacctatagattgaaattgattttgaaatgatgtaaaattttcaatttctATGACTGCAACATTTCAAACGAAGCTCGTAAAAGGTTGCTTAAACAagcaaaattatttaaaaaaaattggtaagtattttaatttttataatttgtcTTTACTAAATTAGCTATTAactattttgttttgtttttatttttatgatttttcaCAGATTTCCAGGATTACTTGATCAGCATTCATCTATGCGCGGTTTTACCATCAACTGCGCGCCTGTACATATATGAAAAAAACATTCAagaattcataattaaataattctaGGTCTTATATAAGgcttagagtgggcgtggcaaactgttttttgaatcaatcgataggtattgacgagaccaatacatttcagataaagttttttatctagcatgaaatttgtgggcgccacaggtttggtcggtttgtgggcgtggcaatcttttttttggatcaatcgataggtattgacgagatcaatacatttcagttaacatgtGGGCTGTTTGTGTGcaaatttgcgctgcgtacaaggctacggaatttaaatctgagatcccatttctctatctttgatagtttccgagatatttgcgttcatatttacgattttttgaagtttgtgggcggtttgtgggcgttgaagtgggcgtggcaaaccttttttgggtcagtcgataggtattgataagaacaatacattacagttataatttttattctagcatcaaaactgtaggacccacagttttgggcggcttgagggcgttagagtgggcgtggcagttttgatgctagaataaacattCTAACTGAAATGTCCTCATcattgtcctcatcaatacctatcgactaaGTCTATTTGCCACGCCCGCTttaatgcccacaaaccgccacaaacttaaaaaaatcgtaaatatgaacgcaaATATCTCAGATGCTTTAGGAGATAAAGAATTGGGGTTTccgatttagattccgtagccttgtacgcagtgcaagtttgtcacgtgaagatgccacgcctactctaacgcccataacgcctaagtctgtggcgcccacaatttttatgctagaaaaaaatgttaactgaaatgtattaatctcgtcaatacctatcgattgatccaaaaaaaagtttg includes the following:
- the LOC139354540 gene encoding uncharacterized protein, producing MSLSLDMKNDLLSIILEEIFSTGITIKYSDFSLLLDEICCHLPGEEKCKDYYFISRDGKKNPSGKLYSKYKNRRSRIKLKLAQNELFEKYEDLENQTPKVSESDRVS